One genomic window of Kaistia geumhonensis includes the following:
- a CDS encoding substrate-binding domain-containing protein, with amino-acid sequence MLAGTLFAGSASAEGIAGAPAPFDKGGVKVALVTFISGGDFFQAYQSGATAQAKALGIDLTIFSGRQDAAAQREQIEQAINLGVQGIIIDHGQPEALKDVAQKALDAGIKVVAFDVNLDNPKIPQVEQSDHELAKAALGQALADNGTSFNAGYVYVAGFAPLDRRNEIWEEVKKANPGIVEKARWGAVNDTTATSTADQTKAAFQANPDITVVFAPYDEFARGVKLATDEAGISDKVKIYSADVSTADIAEIIADGSPWVATAATNPAVVGAVSVRAVAKLIAGEEVPHNIVVKPVLITQKDLRDNGIKTIEDLNAKLPAFGQSDAATAPWIPAAK; translated from the coding sequence ATGCTGGCCGGCACGCTGTTCGCCGGCTCGGCCTCCGCCGAGGGCATCGCCGGTGCGCCGGCGCCCTTCGACAAGGGCGGCGTCAAGGTCGCGCTCGTCACCTTCATCTCGGGCGGCGACTTCTTCCAGGCCTATCAGTCCGGCGCCACGGCGCAGGCCAAGGCCCTCGGCATCGACCTCACCATCTTCTCCGGCCGCCAGGACGCAGCCGCCCAGCGCGAGCAGATCGAGCAGGCGATCAATCTCGGCGTCCAGGGCATCATCATCGACCACGGCCAGCCCGAGGCGCTCAAGGACGTCGCCCAGAAGGCGCTCGACGCCGGCATCAAGGTCGTCGCCTTCGACGTCAATCTCGACAATCCGAAGATCCCGCAGGTCGAGCAGAGCGACCACGAGCTCGCCAAGGCCGCGCTCGGCCAGGCGCTCGCCGATAACGGCACCAGCTTCAATGCCGGCTATGTCTATGTCGCCGGTTTCGCGCCGCTCGACCGCCGCAACGAGATCTGGGAAGAGGTCAAGAAGGCCAATCCCGGCATCGTCGAGAAGGCCCGCTGGGGCGCGGTGAACGACACCACCGCCACCTCGACCGCCGACCAGACCAAGGCGGCCTTCCAGGCGAACCCCGACATCACCGTCGTGTTCGCGCCCTATGACGAGTTCGCGCGTGGCGTGAAGCTCGCGACCGACGAGGCCGGCATCTCGGACAAGGTCAAGATCTACTCCGCCGACGTCTCGACCGCCGACATCGCCGAGATCATCGCCGACGGCAGCCCCTGGGTCGCTACCGCCGCCACCAACCCGGCGGTCGTCGGCGCCGTCTCGGTGCGCGCCGTCGCCAAGCTGATCGCCGGCGAGGAGGTTCCCCACAACATCGTCGTCAAGCCGGTGCTCATCACGCAGAAGGATCTGCGCGACAACGGCATCAAGACGATCGAGGATTTGAACGCTAAGCTGCCTGCCTTCGGCCAGAGCGACGCCGCGACGGCGCCGTGGATTCCGGCCGCGAAGTAA